One genomic window of Prochlorococcus sp. MIT 0801 includes the following:
- a CDS encoding PRC-barrel domain-containing protein: MAVPKKLLFSDLLKHNVRCESGIDHGPVISPWMHPPVHRLLGFITRPSNLRLDREVWRLDQLKGINQQEVFVKGPCSVSDEQTLDRFPTLMNANVFNRSGQRIGLIADFLFELKKGNIQYYLVSRSNPFIPGTSRWRLNIAQIIDKQPGSISCDIDTFEDLPIQKASLKEEFLSKSRKWKTQFQDLTHNASDKLEGWIDDQISESDNDFVNNSYEILNDDASYDDWIDNLDIDSAEEFNRMNKRKKNTNSTNERDLDPWI, encoded by the coding sequence TTGGCTGTTCCTAAAAAATTATTATTTAGTGATTTATTAAAACATAACGTTCGTTGTGAGAGTGGAATTGATCATGGTCCAGTTATTAGTCCATGGATGCATCCACCTGTTCATAGATTATTAGGATTTATAACTCGTCCTTCTAACTTGAGACTTGACAGAGAGGTGTGGAGATTAGATCAACTAAAAGGAATAAATCAACAAGAAGTGTTTGTAAAAGGTCCTTGTTCAGTTTCTGACGAACAAACCTTAGATCGTTTCCCTACTTTAATGAATGCAAATGTTTTTAATAGAAGTGGTCAAAGAATAGGCTTAATAGCTGATTTTCTTTTTGAGCTAAAGAAAGGAAATATACAATATTATTTAGTTAGTAGATCTAATCCATTTATTCCAGGAACTAGTAGATGGCGTTTAAACATAGCTCAAATTATTGATAAACAGCCAGGTTCTATCTCTTGCGATATTGATACATTTGAAGACCTACCAATACAGAAAGCTAGTTTAAAAGAAGAATTTCTTAGTAAGAGTAGAAAATGGAAAACTCAATTTCAAGATTTAACTCATAACGCTTCTGATAAGCTTGAGGGGTGGATCGATGATCAAATTAGCGAAAGTGATAACGATTTTGTTAATAATTCTTATGAAATATTGAATGACGATGCTTCATATGATGACTGGATAGACAATTTAGATATAGATAGTGCCGAAGAATTTAATAGAATGAATAAACGTAAGAAAAATACAAATTCCACTAATGAAAGAGATCTTGATCCTTGGATTTAA